A region from the Cellvibrio sp. PSBB006 genome encodes:
- a CDS encoding FimV/HubP family polar landmark protein: MHLRKLVGVCGFAIAFLANYASALGLGEIKLNSALNQPLDAEIKLLDVRDLGADQVIVALGSPADFERNGVDRLYFYTELEFQVLLNEPGGAVVRVSTRNPVREPYLNFLVEARWPSGRLLREYTLLMDLPTFADTPSTPVESATSYPQPMTQPRTSPTVQTPTRSSSSDYSQTTPRPEPEAPSGGRRSGADSYGPVGSNETLWQIALDVRPERGLSVHQTMLAIQRLNPDAFINGNINLLRKGQVLRLPSADEIRSMSRGDAVAEVAMQNQEWSGNAMGAQLNASRREVSTRRESQDVSGQVRLASPGSDYDGSGQGSGSNAGDSRGLENELAATLEELDKARMENSDLNSRIQDLEEQIDTMERLVDVSNEQLRAMQLAASQQAATQGEATETTTPDAIQPEEVQPDEPVAGDVVTPEPAIESELEAPVESEPAETPAPQVVEPEQAKPAPVNPNRVVQSAPKPTIVDHIVDNAIWIGAGLLVLLLAAYALIRRRNEQAMEEETAQEDDFFSMPPADEEAYNEEYQEDYPGEAEDEMPLFDEDDLPAEAETGDAVAEADIYIAYGKFDQAEEMLLTALSREPSSVPIRMKLLEVYSQTENVDKFDQHYASLLGDASHAELQRAAELRESIPGAGEFDSGLDLSAQDGIDLSSSDDTVDFGLDDDLYGEPADTQQASASTTDDDFSFDLDLEEESSEPLSLGETLSRESDVGTANTRYDLSFEEPQDTDAVAGEDEFTLDLDDDFSVATDETEVKKEETSSFDDDLGELSFELDDEPPLKETAASPTSTAVEDDDFSFDFEETELAEDTEDEIAFGEAAPEQEEKPVRALDDDNTDDFNPDMDMSDLDLEALDHEMESLDHEMEGLDAEFGETDDKAFADLDAQLEDEQPSLTTTDLPDADDDMFEQALSELPDEEAEDMPELGTMSEADMDAELDFLADTDEAATKLDLARAYIDMGDTDGARDILSEVVQEGNAQQREEAEGLLGRIDA, translated from the coding sequence ATGCATCTTCGAAAGCTGGTTGGGGTCTGTGGATTTGCCATAGCGTTTTTGGCAAATTACGCCAGTGCCTTGGGGTTGGGAGAAATCAAACTAAATTCAGCTCTGAATCAGCCGCTGGATGCTGAAATCAAATTGCTGGATGTTCGCGATCTCGGTGCGGATCAAGTCATCGTAGCACTTGGTTCTCCAGCCGATTTTGAGCGCAATGGTGTTGATCGCCTCTACTTCTACACGGAGCTCGAATTTCAGGTCTTATTAAATGAACCTGGCGGTGCCGTTGTTCGTGTTTCAACACGCAATCCCGTGCGTGAACCCTATCTCAATTTCCTGGTAGAGGCCCGTTGGCCCAGTGGTCGGCTGTTGCGCGAGTACACCTTGCTGATGGACTTGCCGACATTTGCCGATACGCCCTCAACGCCTGTTGAATCTGCTACATCGTATCCCCAGCCCATGACGCAACCGCGTACCAGCCCCACGGTACAGACGCCGACGCGTTCCAGCTCATCCGATTATTCCCAAACAACGCCTCGCCCAGAGCCTGAAGCTCCTTCGGGTGGTCGCCGTTCCGGGGCTGACTCCTATGGGCCTGTTGGCAGTAATGAAACCTTGTGGCAGATCGCTTTGGATGTTCGTCCGGAGCGCGGATTGTCAGTACACCAGACCATGCTGGCTATCCAGCGATTGAACCCCGACGCATTTATTAACGGCAATATCAATTTGCTGCGTAAAGGGCAAGTATTGCGCTTGCCTTCGGCCGATGAAATTCGCTCCATGTCTCGTGGTGATGCTGTTGCTGAGGTTGCAATGCAGAACCAGGAATGGTCTGGAAATGCCATGGGGGCTCAGTTGAATGCGTCGCGTCGCGAAGTGTCTACGCGTCGCGAGTCCCAGGATGTGAGCGGGCAGGTTCGACTCGCATCACCCGGCAGCGATTATGATGGCAGCGGACAGGGTAGCGGCAGTAATGCGGGCGACAGCCGTGGTTTGGAAAATGAACTGGCTGCTACTTTGGAAGAACTCGACAAAGCGCGTATGGAGAATTCCGATCTGAATTCACGGATTCAGGATCTGGAAGAGCAAATCGACACGATGGAGCGTTTGGTCGATGTCAGTAATGAGCAGCTTCGCGCGATGCAGTTGGCGGCTAGTCAACAAGCCGCAACGCAGGGCGAGGCAACTGAAACTACAACGCCGGATGCAATTCAGCCCGAAGAAGTGCAACCGGATGAACCAGTAGCTGGTGATGTTGTAACGCCAGAGCCTGCCATAGAGTCTGAGCTTGAGGCGCCAGTTGAAAGTGAGCCGGCTGAAACGCCTGCGCCGCAGGTAGTGGAGCCCGAACAAGCGAAGCCTGCACCGGTAAACCCTAATCGTGTGGTGCAATCCGCACCCAAGCCCACCATTGTTGATCACATCGTGGATAACGCTATCTGGATTGGCGCGGGTTTGCTGGTGTTATTGTTGGCTGCCTATGCACTGATCCGCCGTCGCAATGAACAAGCGATGGAAGAGGAAACTGCACAAGAAGACGATTTCTTCAGCATGCCTCCGGCTGATGAAGAAGCATACAACGAAGAGTATCAGGAAGATTATCCTGGCGAAGCGGAAGATGAGATGCCGCTGTTTGATGAAGATGATCTTCCGGCCGAGGCCGAGACAGGCGATGCGGTTGCGGAAGCTGATATCTATATAGCCTACGGCAAGTTCGATCAGGCAGAAGAGATGCTATTGACAGCTCTCTCAAGAGAGCCCTCTTCAGTGCCCATTCGAATGAAGTTGCTGGAGGTTTACTCCCAGACAGAAAACGTCGACAAGTTTGATCAACACTATGCCAGTTTATTGGGTGATGCGAGCCATGCAGAGCTGCAGCGAGCTGCTGAGTTGCGCGAAAGCATCCCCGGCGCGGGCGAGTTTGATTCGGGCCTCGATCTGTCGGCACAGGATGGCATTGATTTATCTTCCAGTGATGACACTGTTGATTTCGGCCTGGACGATGATTTGTACGGCGAGCCGGCGGATACCCAGCAAGCCTCGGCATCTACCACCGATGATGATTTCAGTTTTGATCTGGATTTGGAAGAAGAGTCGTCAGAGCCTTTGTCATTGGGTGAAACTCTGTCAAGAGAGTCTGATGTAGGTACGGCTAATACCCGATACGACCTCTCATTTGAAGAGCCTCAGGATACTGATGCGGTTGCGGGTGAAGATGAGTTTACTCTGGACCTTGATGATGACTTCTCTGTTGCCACCGATGAAACAGAAGTAAAGAAAGAAGAAACCAGTTCTTTCGATGATGACCTGGGAGAGCTTTCGTTCGAATTAGATGACGAGCCTCCGCTCAAAGAAACAGCGGCATCGCCAACATCTACTGCGGTGGAGGATGATGACTTCAGTTTCGACTTTGAAGAAACTGAACTGGCAGAAGACACAGAAGATGAAATTGCGTTTGGCGAAGCCGCGCCAGAGCAGGAAGAAAAGCCAGTACGTGCGTTAGATGATGATAATACCGACGACTTTAATCCAGACATGGACATGAGCGATCTGGATCTGGAAGCGCTGGATCATGAAATGGAAAGTCTGGACCATGAAATGGAAGGTCTTGACGCCGAGTTTGGTGAGACCGATGACAAGGCATTTGCGGATCTCGATGCTCAGCTGGAAGATGAACAGCCTTCACTGACAACGACTGATTTGCCTGATGCTGACGATGATATGTTTGAGCAGGCCTTATCTGAACTTCCGGATGAGGAGGCTGAAGATATGCCCGAGCTTGGTACTATGTCTGAGGCTGATATGGATGCCGAGCTGGACTTCCTTGCCGATACTGATGAGGCAGCAACCAAACTCGATCTGGCGCGTGCTTACATTGATATGGGTGACACTGACGGTGCGCGTGACATCCTTTCCGAAGTTGTTCAGGAAGGTAATGCCCAGCAGCGCGAAGAAGCTGAAGGTTTACTTGGCCGAATAGACGCCTGA
- the truA gene encoding tRNA pseudouridine(38-40) synthase TruA — MSENYVPTSKVYTRNGEVVADTIWPEGMQRVAMAVEYNGAEFHGFQTQPNGVSTVQQALEVALSTIAAEPVTLVCAGRTDAGVHATAQIVHFDTLAQRPERAWALGTRAHLPPSVAVRWAKNVAPQFHARFSAHARTYRYLLSDRESYSSLTHDRVTWSNRRLDVDRMREGAACLVGEHDFTSFRASQCQARSPVRKINHLHIVRRGDLIVLEVQANAFLHHMVRNIVGVLIAVGVGDVPPSWVAEVLAAKNRSAGGVTARPFGLYLVSVGYPEHFALPEISPGPLFLAEPVGGFIAP, encoded by the coding sequence ATGAGTGAGAATTACGTCCCTACCAGTAAAGTTTATACCCGCAATGGCGAAGTGGTGGCTGACACTATTTGGCCTGAGGGTATGCAACGGGTGGCGATGGCGGTTGAATACAACGGCGCTGAATTTCATGGGTTTCAGACACAACCTAATGGTGTCAGTACAGTGCAGCAAGCGTTGGAGGTGGCTCTATCAACCATAGCTGCTGAGCCTGTTACCCTGGTATGCGCAGGACGTACGGATGCAGGTGTTCATGCCACTGCGCAAATTGTTCATTTTGATACATTGGCACAGCGCCCGGAGCGTGCCTGGGCACTGGGTACACGCGCTCATCTTCCGCCCAGTGTGGCCGTGCGCTGGGCAAAAAATGTTGCCCCTCAATTCCACGCACGTTTCAGCGCACATGCGCGTACATACCGTTACCTGCTATCGGATCGAGAGAGCTATTCCAGTCTGACCCATGATCGGGTGACCTGGTCAAACCGTCGGCTTGATGTGGACCGTATGCGGGAAGGTGCCGCTTGTTTGGTGGGCGAGCATGACTTTACATCATTCCGGGCTTCGCAATGCCAGGCGCGCAGCCCAGTGCGAAAAATTAATCATCTGCATATCGTCCGCCGCGGTGATTTGATCGTATTGGAGGTGCAGGCCAACGCATTTCTACATCATATGGTGCGTAACATTGTGGGCGTATTGATTGCGGTCGGTGTCGGCGATGTACCACCTTCATGGGTGGCGGAAGTACTCGCTGCAAAAAATCGCAGTGCTGGCGGTGTAACCGCAAGGCCCTTTGGCTTGTATCTGGTGTCAGTTGGTTATCCAGAGCATTTTGCATTGCCCGAAATATCGCCGGGCCCTTTATTTTTAGCCGAACCGGTGGGTGGTTTTATAGCACCATAG
- a CDS encoding phosphoribosylanthranilate isomerase, with product MARARIKICGITSVTDALAAQEAGADAIGLVFYEPSPRAIDVDLAQEIARSVGPFVTTVGLFVNAEPAYVSEVLSRVSLHVLQFHGDETSAYCESFGRPYMKAIRMRPALDITSAIAGYPSAAAILLDAYRPGVPGGTGETFDWQRVPKNPDKAIVLAGGLTAANVADAIHTTKVYGVDVSGGVESAPGKKDAAKVREFIINASHGSNR from the coding sequence GTGGCACGAGCCCGAATAAAAATTTGTGGTATTACCTCGGTAACTGATGCATTGGCTGCGCAAGAAGCGGGAGCCGATGCAATTGGTCTGGTGTTTTATGAGCCTAGCCCGCGAGCCATCGATGTTGACCTCGCTCAGGAAATAGCCCGTTCCGTTGGGCCATTTGTTACAACTGTCGGCTTATTTGTTAATGCGGAACCGGCTTATGTGAGTGAGGTGTTGAGTCGAGTGTCATTGCATGTATTGCAGTTTCATGGCGATGAGACATCTGCCTATTGTGAGTCTTTTGGTCGACCTTACATGAAAGCTATTCGTATGCGTCCGGCCCTGGATATTACATCGGCAATAGCGGGCTACCCTTCAGCGGCAGCAATTCTTCTGGATGCATACCGCCCCGGAGTTCCCGGAGGCACCGGTGAAACCTTTGATTGGCAGCGGGTTCCGAAGAATCCCGATAAAGCCATTGTCCTGGCAGGTGGATTGACTGCAGCCAACGTTGCTGACGCCATTCATACCACGAAGGTTTATGGGGTGGACGTAAGCGGCGGTGTTGAATCAGCCCCCGGTAAGAAAGATGCTGCCAAGGTAAGAGAATTTATTATCAATGCCAGTCATGGCTCGAACAGGTGA
- the trpB gene encoding tryptophan synthase subunit beta: MKQSSVIDYSAFPNAEGHFGPYGGRFVSETLIYALDELNTIYTRLKDDPDFQAEFDKDLAHYVGRPSPLYFAERWTRELGGAQIFLKREDLNHTGAHKVNNTIGQALLAKFTGKGRVIAETGAGQHGVATATVAARLGLKCRVYMGAEDVKRQSLNVYRMKLLGAEVFPVTSGSRTLKDAMNEAMRDWATNVDDTFYIIGTVAGPHPYPQLVRDFQAVIGREAREQSLAQAGKLPDALVACVGGGSNAIGLFHPFLTDESVAMYGVEAGGLGIETGKHAAPLNKGIPGVLHGNRTYLMEDENGQIIETHSVSAGLDYPGVGPEHSWLKDIGRVNYVAINDDEALAAFRKITRTEGIMPALESSHALAYVEKLAPTMGKDQIIIANLSGRGDKDILTVAEIDGITV, translated from the coding sequence ATCAAGCAGTCTTCCGTAATTGATTACAGCGCATTTCCCAACGCCGAAGGTCATTTTGGTCCCTATGGTGGCCGCTTTGTTTCGGAAACCCTTATATACGCGCTGGATGAGTTAAACACTATTTACACCCGTCTGAAGGATGATCCTGACTTTCAAGCCGAATTTGACAAAGATCTGGCCCATTATGTAGGCCGACCTTCTCCGCTGTACTTCGCGGAGCGCTGGACCCGGGAACTGGGTGGCGCGCAAATATTTTTGAAACGTGAAGATCTTAATCACACCGGTGCGCACAAGGTTAATAACACAATCGGACAGGCGCTTCTGGCCAAATTTACCGGTAAAGGCCGGGTTATCGCCGAGACCGGGGCAGGGCAGCACGGCGTCGCTACCGCCACAGTCGCGGCTCGGCTTGGCTTGAAATGCCGAGTGTATATGGGCGCAGAAGATGTCAAACGTCAGTCTTTGAACGTCTATCGAATGAAGTTACTTGGTGCGGAAGTATTTCCCGTCACGTCGGGCTCACGCACATTAAAAGATGCCATGAACGAAGCGATGCGTGACTGGGCTACGAATGTGGATGACACGTTCTATATCATTGGCACCGTCGCGGGTCCTCATCCTTACCCTCAACTGGTGCGTGATTTCCAGGCGGTAATCGGCCGTGAGGCGCGTGAACAATCTCTGGCGCAAGCTGGGAAATTACCTGATGCCCTGGTGGCGTGTGTCGGTGGTGGTTCAAATGCCATTGGTTTGTTCCATCCATTCCTGACCGATGAATCGGTGGCGATGTACGGCGTGGAAGCCGGGGGTCTGGGTATCGAAACGGGCAAACACGCAGCTCCTTTAAACAAAGGTATTCCCGGTGTCCTGCATGGCAACCGCACGTATCTGATGGAAGATGAAAACGGTCAAATTATCGAGACGCATTCTGTATCTGCTGGTCTTGATTATCCTGGTGTAGGTCCGGAACACTCCTGGTTAAAGGACATTGGTCGCGTAAACTATGTGGCAATTAATGATGATGAAGCGCTCGCTGCTTTCCGCAAAATAACGCGGACTGAGGGCATTATGCCAGCGCTGGAGTCCAGTCACGCCTTGGCTTATGTGGAGAAACTTGCACCTACCATGGGCAAAGATCAAATTATCATTGCCAATCTTTCCGGCCGGGGTGACAAGGATATTCTCACTGTTGCCGAAATCGATGGAATCACCGTTTAA
- the trpA gene encoding tryptophan synthase subunit alpha encodes MSRISQVLSQAKANNRKALVAYIVNGDPYPAATLPAMHKLVEQGVDVIELGVPFSDPMAEGPVIQKGHERALAHNISLRNTLEVVSEFRKTNNHTPLVLMGYANPVERFGYEAFAKAAAEAGVDGLLTVDLPPEEVVVLKDALDAAGLDNIFLLAPTTTLERARKIASHASGFLYYVSLKGVTGAGHLDVGAVKAKLDEFGKLTDLPVCVGFGIKDPETAKAIASLADGVVVGSVLVEKMGSMADQGQDAIAQAVGDIVGGIRRALDAR; translated from the coding sequence ATGAGTCGAATCTCGCAAGTCTTGAGTCAAGCTAAGGCCAATAATCGTAAAGCATTGGTAGCTTATATTGTTAATGGCGATCCTTATCCGGCAGCCACTTTGCCCGCTATGCATAAACTGGTGGAGCAAGGGGTTGATGTCATCGAGCTGGGTGTTCCCTTTTCCGATCCGATGGCCGAAGGGCCAGTTATCCAGAAAGGACATGAGCGGGCGCTCGCCCATAACATCAGTTTGAGAAATACCCTGGAAGTGGTGAGTGAGTTTCGTAAAACCAATAACCACACGCCTCTGGTATTGATGGGATACGCCAATCCGGTAGAGCGTTTTGGCTACGAAGCTTTCGCCAAGGCTGCAGCCGAAGCAGGCGTCGATGGTTTGTTGACGGTAGACTTGCCTCCTGAGGAAGTCGTGGTATTGAAGGATGCCTTGGATGCTGCGGGCCTCGATAACATCTTCCTGTTGGCACCGACAACAACCCTGGAGCGGGCGCGCAAAATTGCCAGCCACGCCAGTGGTTTTCTCTACTATGTATCTCTCAAAGGTGTTACCGGTGCCGGTCACTTGGATGTCGGTGCGGTAAAAGCCAAACTGGATGAGTTTGGTAAGCTTACCGATCTGCCGGTTTGTGTCGGTTTTGGCATCAAAGATCCTGAAACAGCCAAGGCGATTGCCTCCCTCGCGGATGGTGTAGTCGTTGGTAGTGTGTTGGTGGAAAAAATGGGCAGTATGGCTGACCAAGGCCAGGATGCGATTGCTCAGGCAGTCGGTGATATTGTTGGCGGCATCCGTCGGGCACTTGATGCGCGCTAA
- the accD gene encoding acetyl-CoA carboxylase, carboxyltransferase subunit beta, with the protein MSWLDKIIPNVVRSEGKRSTKVPEGLWEKCVKCDAVLYKPELEKNLDVCPKCDHHKRMGARARLNVFLDEDNRKELATEVEPIDRLKFKDIKKYKERLTSAQKTTGEKDALIAMKGELKGMPVVAVAFEFAFHGGSMGYVVGERFTRAAKVALEENIPLICFSATGGARMQEALISLMQMAKTSAVIERLKMQGTPYISIMTDPVYGGVSASLALLGDINAAEPGARAGFAGPNIIEQTIRQKLPKGFQRSEFLLEHGAIDMIIHRRDMRDKVAALLAKFTRRAAV; encoded by the coding sequence ATGAGTTGGTTAGACAAGATTATCCCTAACGTGGTGCGCTCGGAAGGCAAGCGCAGTACCAAAGTCCCTGAAGGTTTGTGGGAGAAATGTGTGAAGTGCGATGCAGTGCTTTACAAGCCCGAACTGGAAAAAAATCTCGATGTTTGTCCCAAGTGCGATCACCACAAACGCATGGGCGCACGAGCGCGCCTGAATGTATTCCTTGATGAAGATAATCGTAAGGAATTGGCGACGGAAGTTGAGCCTATTGACCGTCTGAAATTTAAAGACATCAAAAAATATAAAGAGCGTTTAACCTCAGCCCAGAAAACTACGGGCGAAAAAGATGCCTTGATTGCCATGAAGGGTGAGTTGAAGGGTATGCCGGTGGTAGCAGTGGCTTTTGAGTTTGCGTTCCACGGTGGTTCGATGGGATATGTGGTAGGTGAACGTTTTACCCGCGCTGCCAAAGTGGCCCTTGAAGAAAATATTCCGTTGATCTGTTTCTCCGCTACGGGCGGCGCTCGCATGCAAGAGGCGTTGATTTCTCTGATGCAGATGGCCAAAACCAGCGCGGTGATTGAGCGCTTGAAGATGCAGGGAACGCCTTATATTTCGATCATGACAGATCCGGTATATGGCGGTGTGTCAGCCAGTCTGGCGCTTTTGGGTGATATCAATGCCGCTGAGCCGGGTGCGCGCGCCGGTTTTGCTGGTCCAAATATTATCGAGCAAACCATTCGCCAGAAGTTACCTAAAGGTTTCCAGCGCAGTGAATTTTTGCTGGAGCATGGAGCTATCGACATGATCATTCACCGTCGTGACATGCGCGATAAAGTTGCTGCCTTGCTGGCGAAATTTACCCGTCGCGCAGCGGTTTAA
- the folC gene encoding bifunctional tetrahydrofolate synthase/dihydrofolate synthase, whose product MQFSSLNDWLGWLETCHPQEIDLGLERIRVVAQRLQLLNPSARVVTVGGTNGKGSCVAATAALLRAAGKKVGVYTSPHLLHYCERICIDGVNATEAEVCDAFEKIYLACNAVSLTYFEFGTLAALEIFRCHQVDAIVLEVGLGGRLDAVNIIDADVAVITSIDLDHQDWLGNDRESIGQEKAGIMRPHRPVVCADPVPPKTVLDTAQHVSAVWHGVGESFAFTQGHMRWDWWGLDPADQRVVMEQMPLPVLPLPSLAAALQVVNLLGIDLSKIDCASVLENLQLPGRFQQLRHLNQHFILDVAHNPAATQYLARRLQAQDFSGRIIGIVAMMADKDRSNSLGNLTHLINAWYLADLSWLPRAATPDQLAQDLQQLTVPVVGRGTVAECIAQALTVAQAEDRIVVFGSFYTVAAALAVLQPLEPESGSHR is encoded by the coding sequence ATGCAATTTTCATCACTTAATGACTGGTTGGGGTGGCTGGAAACCTGCCATCCCCAGGAGATCGACCTGGGGCTGGAGCGCATCCGCGTTGTCGCTCAACGATTGCAGTTGTTGAATCCCTCCGCAAGGGTTGTCACGGTTGGCGGCACTAACGGCAAGGGTTCATGTGTGGCGGCTACGGCTGCACTGTTGCGCGCCGCAGGGAAAAAAGTTGGCGTTTATACATCTCCCCATCTGCTGCACTATTGCGAACGCATCTGTATTGATGGCGTAAATGCCACTGAGGCAGAGGTTTGTGACGCATTCGAAAAGATTTATCTCGCTTGTAACGCTGTCAGTCTGACCTATTTTGAGTTTGGCACTCTCGCTGCATTGGAGATATTCCGCTGTCACCAGGTGGATGCCATAGTGCTGGAGGTCGGACTAGGCGGCCGGCTAGATGCCGTCAATATTATTGATGCCGATGTTGCTGTCATTACCAGTATCGATCTCGATCACCAGGACTGGTTGGGTAATGATCGAGAAAGTATCGGACAGGAAAAAGCGGGCATTATGCGTCCGCATCGGCCGGTTGTTTGCGCTGATCCTGTGCCACCAAAGACGGTGCTGGACACAGCGCAACATGTATCTGCTGTGTGGCACGGTGTGGGTGAGAGTTTTGCTTTTACTCAAGGGCATATGCGATGGGATTGGTGGGGGCTCGACCCCGCAGATCAACGCGTTGTTATGGAGCAGATGCCATTACCTGTGTTGCCCTTGCCGAGTCTTGCCGCTGCATTGCAAGTGGTGAATCTGCTCGGAATTGATCTCAGTAAAATTGACTGCGCCTCTGTGCTGGAGAATTTACAGCTTCCCGGGCGCTTTCAACAACTGCGCCATCTCAATCAGCATTTTATTCTGGATGTTGCGCACAATCCTGCCGCTACGCAGTACCTTGCGCGGCGCCTGCAAGCCCAGGATTTCTCGGGACGCATTATTGGTATTGTGGCGATGATGGCAGACAAGGATCGCTCGAATAGCCTGGGAAATCTTACGCATTTAATCAACGCCTGGTATCTGGCAGATCTCTCATGGTTGCCGCGCGCCGCTACGCCTGACCAATTGGCGCAGGACCTGCAACAACTGACCGTGCCTGTTGTCGGTCGTGGTACAGTGGCAGAGTGTATTGCGCAAGCGCTGACTGTTGCACAAGCTGAAGATCGAATCGTCGTCTTCGGTTCTTTCTATACTGTGGCTGCTGCGCTGGCCGTTTTGCAGCCTTTAGAGCCAGAGAGCGGGAGTCACCGGTGA